A genomic stretch from Sulfurimonas sediminis includes:
- a CDS encoding ABC transporter ATP-binding protein, giving the protein MIHIDVTKTLHGAEGIMPLHVKLSIKEGEFVALGGKSGSGKTTLLRILAGLEEAQGKIKVHNTFWLQKNRSLPVQQREIGFVFQDYALFENMSVEKNLLFVNNDKKLAEHLLGLTELSSLKERYPNSLSGGQKQRVSICRALMKKPKILLLDEPLSALDPAMRTKLQNELLVLHKEFGTTSIMVSHDPSEIYRLASRVIMLQNGKIINDGAPKEVLLKTQGSQKFSFEGELLDIKKADVIYIAIVAIGQQLVEVVVSSAEAKNLQIGQSIRLSTKAFAPTLTQN; this is encoded by the coding sequence ATGATACATATAGATGTCACAAAAACACTCCACGGAGCCGAGGGCATTATGCCTTTACATGTAAAGCTTAGCATAAAAGAGGGCGAATTTGTAGCACTTGGAGGAAAAAGCGGCAGCGGAAAAACAACACTGCTTCGCATCCTCGCAGGACTCGAAGAAGCACAAGGGAAGATAAAAGTACATAACACATTTTGGTTGCAAAAAAACAGATCACTTCCAGTGCAACAAAGAGAAATTGGTTTTGTCTTTCAGGATTATGCCCTTTTTGAAAATATGAGTGTAGAAAAAAATCTGCTTTTTGTCAACAATGACAAAAAATTAGCCGAGCATCTTTTAGGACTCACCGAACTCTCCAGTCTCAAAGAACGCTATCCAAACAGCCTCAGCGGCGGCCAAAAACAAAGAGTCAGCATCTGCCGTGCCTTGATGAAAAAACCAAAAATATTACTGCTTGACGAACCACTCTCTGCACTTGACCCCGCCATGCGGACAAAACTGCAAAACGAACTGCTTGTGCTGCATAAAGAGTTTGGCACGACATCCATTATGGTCAGTCATGACCCGAGCGAAATATACCGCCTTGCCTCTCGTGTCATAATGTTACAAAACGGAAAAATTATCAATGACGGCGCACCAAAAGAGGTTTTACTCAAAACACAGGGCAGCCAAAAGTTTTCTTTTGAGGGAGAACTGCTCGATATTAAAAAAGCAGATGTCATCTACATTGCCATTGTAGCTATAGGACAGCAACTCGTCGAGGTTGTCGTCAGCTCCGCAGAAGCCAAAAATCTCCAAATCGGACAAAGTATCAGACTCAGTACAAAGGCTTTTGCTCCGACTCTCACACAAAACTAG